The Clostridium sporogenes genome contains a region encoding:
- a CDS encoding ATP-dependent DNA helicase encodes MECKGEVNISVRNLVEFILRNGDIDIGYLGGSRAQEGIKAHKKLQKIRMESATPLLMMEYEKEVLLKYAIEYKNFLFNVEGRADGIIIENESITIEEIKTTTRNLDELEDNLLHWAQAKCYAFIYSKDKNLEKINIKLTYYNIKNENIKSIDKTFNIQELEEFFYDIIYKYYVWIEFNYKFKQERNRDIKLLKFPFKEYREGQRKLAVSVYKTISESKNIFIEAPTGIGKTISTIFPSIKAIGEGEVDKIFYLTAKNTTRDFVLSNFKNMIDKGIAFKVITLISKEKICLKEEFKCTPEKCEFAKGHFNRINEAVLDILNNENVIDEAVIKEYALKHKVCPFEFSLDISLWCDGIICDYNYVFDPRVYLRRFFSEGKDDFVLLIDEAHNLLDRSREMFSSTISKNNVLNLRKCIKDKSKVLYRILGKINNELLDIKKIYEVDNYYIEKEKPEKLQILLNNFTSEIEVLMMKGNFQINDELLNFYFETLYFLKICELYGDNYITYAEECNRDFIIKLLAIDTSSLLNEILKKSKASIFFSGTLSPIKYFREVLGGRDEDYVLKLNSPFSIENHRILISYNISTKYKNRCKSYENICEYINIACKIKKGNYMVFFPSYKYMKEVFSLYKEKYPEENIIAQNSSMSDGEREKFINKFEKETENIIGFCVLGGIFSEGIDLTGDKIIGAIIIGVGLPQICVERNLIKNYYDDKLQSGFQYSYIYPGMTKVMQAAGRVIRTEIDKGIILLIDERFNSYSYKKLFPKHWYPNINVKSKKELETALKEFWN; translated from the coding sequence ATGGAATGCAAGGGTGAAGTGAATATATCCGTCAGAAATTTAGTGGAATTTATATTAAGAAACGGAGATATTGATATTGGATATCTAGGGGGAAGCAGAGCTCAAGAAGGAATAAAAGCACATAAAAAATTACAAAAAATTAGGATGGAAAGTGCTACCCCTTTACTTATGATGGAGTATGAGAAAGAGGTTTTATTAAAATATGCTATAGAATATAAAAATTTTTTATTTAATGTAGAGGGAAGAGCAGATGGTATTATTATAGAAAATGAGTCTATTACTATAGAAGAGATTAAAACTACAACTAGAAATTTGGATGAATTAGAAGATAATTTATTACACTGGGCTCAAGCTAAGTGCTATGCTTTTATCTATTCAAAAGATAAAAATCTTGAAAAAATTAATATTAAATTAACTTATTATAATATTAAAAATGAAAACATTAAAAGTATAGATAAAACTTTTAACATACAGGAATTAGAGGAGTTTTTTTATGATATTATATATAAATATTATGTTTGGATAGAGTTTAATTATAAATTTAAACAGGAAAGAAATAGGGACATTAAATTATTGAAGTTTCCCTTTAAAGAATATAGAGAAGGGCAAAGGAAATTAGCTGTATCTGTTTATAAAACTATAAGTGAGAGTAAAAATATATTTATAGAAGCGCCTACAGGTATAGGAAAAACTATTTCTACAATATTCCCTAGTATTAAGGCTATTGGAGAAGGTGAAGTAGATAAAATTTTTTATTTAACAGCTAAGAATACTACAAGAGATTTTGTTTTGAGTAATTTTAAAAACATGATAGATAAGGGCATTGCTTTTAAAGTTATCACTTTAATTTCCAAGGAAAAGATTTGTCTTAAAGAGGAATTTAAATGTACACCAGAGAAGTGTGAGTTTGCTAAAGGTCATTTTAATAGAATAAATGAAGCTGTATTAGATATTTTAAATAATGAAAATGTTATAGATGAAGCTGTTATTAAAGAATATGCCTTAAAACATAAGGTTTGCCCCTTTGAGTTTTCTTTAGATATAAGTTTATGGTGTGATGGAATAATCTGTGATTATAATTATGTTTTTGACCCTAGAGTATATTTAAGAAGATTCTTTTCTGAGGGGAAAGATGACTTTGTATTATTAATAGATGAAGCTCATAATTTATTAGATAGATCTAGAGAAATGTTTTCTTCGACTATATCTAAAAATAATGTTTTAAATTTAAGAAAGTGTATTAAAGATAAAAGTAAAGTTTTATATAGAATTCTAGGAAAAATAAATAATGAACTTTTAGATATAAAAAAAATCTATGAAGTAGATAATTATTATATAGAAAAAGAGAAACCAGAAAAATTACAAATATTATTAAATAATTTCACATCAGAGATTGAAGTACTTATGATGAAAGGAAACTTTCAAATAAATGATGAATTACTTAATTTTTATTTTGAGACTTTATATTTTTTAAAGATATGTGAATTATATGGAGATAATTATATAACCTATGCAGAAGAATGCAATAGGGATTTTATAATTAAACTTTTGGCTATAGATACTTCAAGTTTATTAAATGAAATTTTGAAAAAATCAAAGGCAAGCATATTTTTTTCAGGAACCCTGTCTCCTATAAAATATTTTAGGGAAGTTTTAGGGGGACGGGATGAAGATTATGTTTTAAAATTAAATTCCCCCTTCTCAATAGAAAACCATAGAATTTTAATAAGTTATAATATTTCTACAAAATATAAAAATAGATGTAAAAGCTATGAGAATATATGTGAGTATATAAATATTGCCTGCAAAATTAAAAAAGGAAATTACATGGTTTTTTTCCCATCTTATAAATATATGAAAGAAGTTTTTTCATTATATAAAGAAAAATATCCAGAAGAAAATATTATAGCTCAAAATTCTTCTATGAGTGATGGAGAAAGAGAAAAATTTATAAATAAATTTGAAAAAGAAACAGAAAATATAATAGGCTTTTGTGTATTAGGTGGTATTTTTTCAGAAGGAATTGATTTAACAGGAGATAAAATAATAGGAGCTATAATAATAGGAGTAGGATTACCTCAAATATGTGTTGAAAGAAATCTAATAAAAAATTATTATGACGATAAATTACAGTCTGGCTTCCAGTACTCATATATTTATCCAGGGATGACTAAAGTTATGCAGGCTGCTGGTAGGGTAATAAGAACAGAGATAGATAAAGGAATAATATTACTTATTGATGAACGATTTAATAGTTATTCCTATAAGAAGTTATTTCCTAAACACTGGTATCCTAATATTAATGTAAAGAGCAAGAAAGAGTTAGAAACAGCTTTAAAGGAGTTTTGGAATTAA
- a CDS encoding MATE family efflux transporter: protein MNKNKEELLHKEPKELMLKLCIPAIIGMVVIGLYSFMDGVFAGQLIGKNAMGAVAVAYPITFLNSAIATLIGIGSSSILSRAIGKNDQETVNKIMGNLLCLVLIFSTIVMVVGIVFAKELLLLTGAEGQILELAVRYLRIIFIGSIFVNFAQSANMVMRGEGIMKKAMLFMTIGAVLNIILDPILIIAFGKYGIEGAATATIISQVIQAVITMVYFIRKSKNVRFHKIQIEKTLLPEIFSVGLSAMMMQLMSMIQQTLMYRMAAKYGGNNQLILMGATLRIQALSFIPLWGMSQGLQPVVGTNYGAKLFSRVKKCMNIFILGATILACVFWIPIELFPQKVLSLMITDVDIVNEGITNFRIMYSLFPALGTFIMGVTFFQSIGSAKNAGLLVLLRQVILFVPAIIIFPYIVGISAVWFVSPLIDGIVFIMLVYLILKEYKKMDTVNLSEAI from the coding sequence ATGAATAAAAATAAAGAGGAATTGCTCCACAAAGAACCTAAAGAGTTGATGCTTAAATTATGTATTCCAGCAATTATAGGAATGGTAGTAATAGGGCTATATTCATTTATGGATGGAGTTTTTGCTGGACAATTAATAGGGAAGAATGCTATGGGTGCTGTAGCAGTTGCATATCCAATTACATTTTTAAATAGTGCTATAGCTACTTTGATAGGAATTGGGTCTTCATCTATTTTATCAAGAGCTATAGGGAAAAATGATCAAGAAACAGTAAATAAAATTATGGGGAATTTATTATGCTTAGTATTGATATTTTCCACTATTGTCATGGTTGTAGGAATTGTATTTGCAAAAGAACTTTTACTTTTAACTGGGGCAGAAGGACAAATTTTAGAGTTAGCTGTAAGATATCTTCGTATTATTTTCATAGGTTCAATTTTTGTTAATTTTGCTCAAAGTGCAAATATGGTAATGCGTGGAGAAGGAATTATGAAGAAAGCTATGCTATTTATGACAATAGGAGCTGTTTTAAATATAATATTAGATCCTATTTTAATAATAGCTTTTGGAAAATATGGAATTGAAGGTGCTGCAACAGCTACTATAATATCTCAAGTTATACAAGCTGTTATTACAATGGTTTACTTTATAAGAAAAAGTAAAAATGTTAGATTTCATAAAATACAAATTGAAAAGACACTTCTTCCAGAGATATTTTCAGTAGGATTATCTGCTATGATGATGCAACTTATGAGTATGATACAACAGACATTAATGTATAGAATGGCAGCAAAGTATGGCGGTAATAATCAATTAATATTAATGGGAGCAACATTAAGAATCCAAGCATTATCTTTTATCCCTCTTTGGGGAATGAGTCAAGGATTACAGCCAGTAGTTGGAACAAATTATGGAGCAAAATTATTTTCAAGAGTAAAAAAATGCATGAACATATTTATACTAGGAGCTACTATTCTTGCTTGTGTATTTTGGATACCTATTGAATTGTTTCCTCAAAAGGTATTATCATTAATGATAACAGATGTGGATATAGTTAATGAAGGAATTACTAATTTTAGAATAATGTACAGCTTGTTTCCAGCCCTAGGAACCTTTATTATGGGAGTAACATTTTTTCAATCAATAGGTAGTGCTAAAAATGCGGGTCTTTTAGTATTGTTAAGACAGGTAATACTGTTTGTACCAGCAATTATAATATTTCCTTATATAGTAGGAATTAGTGCTGTATGGTTTGTAAGTCCATTAATAGATGGAATAGTATTTATTATGTTAGTATATTTAATTTTAAAGGAATATAAAAAGATGGATACAGTAAATTTATCTGAAGCTATATAA
- a CDS encoding TrkA C-terminal domain-containing protein, whose amino-acid sequence MKNSTGPLYKNIALDIANRIVRGKLKSDEKISGRSTLASMYNVSPETIRRAVALLEDMSVVKSTKGSGIEILSISAAEKFIERNKSNVYLATVKENIEDILLRKKRLDEELQENFNKILDLMDRFENISPFTLIEVAVEENCKFIGKKVNEVKFWQQTGTTMVAYRRAKEIIISPGPNYIFTEGDIIVVIGTHNVYKKVYNFLYEK is encoded by the coding sequence ATGAAAAATAGTACTGGTCCTTTATATAAAAATATAGCCTTAGATATTGCTAATCGTATAGTTAGGGGAAAATTAAAAAGTGACGAAAAAATAAGTGGTAGATCTACCTTAGCTAGTATGTATAATGTATCTCCTGAAACTATAAGGAGAGCTGTTGCATTATTAGAGGATATGAGTGTGGTAAAATCTACCAAGGGTAGTGGAATAGAAATATTATCTATATCTGCCGCTGAAAAATTTATAGAAAGAAATAAGTCTAATGTATATCTGGCTACAGTTAAAGAAAATATAGAGGATATTCTTCTTAGAAAAAAAAGATTAGATGAAGAATTGCAAGAGAATTTTAATAAGATACTAGACTTAATGGATCGTTTTGAAAACATTTCTCCTTTTACTTTAATAGAAGTAGCCGTTGAGGAGAATTGTAAATTTATCGGGAAAAAAGTTAATGAAGTTAAATTTTGGCAACAAACTGGCACAACTATGGTAGCCTATAGAAGAGCAAAAGAAATTATAATATCTCCTGGTCCAAATTATATATTTACAGAAGGTGATATTATAGTTGTAATAGGAACTCATAATGTTTACAAGAAAGTTTATAACTTCTTATATGAAAAATAA
- a CDS encoding N(5)-(carboxyethyl)ornithine synthase, with the protein MKLGFLIPNHPNEKRVALLPEHVKDFNNELVVETGFGETLGISDEEYVKAGCTIASREDIFKTCEGVFSLKVLKPQDYQHIREGQIIVGWTHPEGSGKIFMEEQGIPKNLIIVDLDNIHPSIYYKNYVIPMDWIPSNFVRKNSYIAGYASTMHAVMNYGSIPTSETKVAILGSGNVSQGAFSAISKFNSDIRMFYRKTMNQLKDELEEFDIIINGIEMDNPNKHILTLEDQMKLKKNCLIIDAAANLGKAIEGARHTTASDPIYNKDGKYYYAVNNSPSIFYRQSSKAISEAFSKYVYSKELEFYLDVVAEAEEMIV; encoded by the coding sequence ATGAAATTAGGATTTTTGATACCAAACCATCCAAATGAAAAAAGAGTTGCTTTATTACCAGAACATGTTAAGGATTTTAACAATGAGCTAGTTGTAGAGACAGGTTTTGGTGAAACTCTAGGAATTTCAGATGAAGAATATGTAAAGGCAGGTTGTACTATAGCTTCTCGAGAAGATATATTTAAAACTTGTGAAGGCGTATTTTCATTAAAGGTTTTAAAGCCTCAGGACTACCAGCATATAAGAGAAGGTCAAATTATAGTGGGCTGGACTCATCCAGAGGGCTCAGGAAAGATATTTATGGAAGAACAGGGAATACCTAAAAATCTAATTATAGTAGATTTAGATAATATTCATCCTTCAATCTATTATAAAAATTATGTAATACCAATGGATTGGATTCCATCTAACTTTGTAAGAAAAAATAGTTATATAGCAGGTTATGCATCTACTATGCATGCAGTTATGAATTATGGAAGCATACCAACCTCAGAAACTAAAGTTGCTATATTAGGATCAGGCAATGTATCTCAAGGTGCCTTTTCAGCAATATCTAAATTTAATTCAGATATAAGAATGTTTTATAGAAAAACTATGAATCAATTAAAAGATGAATTGGAAGAATTTGATATAATAATAAATGGAATAGAAATGGATAATCCTAATAAGCATATACTAACTTTAGAAGATCAAATGAAATTAAAGAAAAATTGTTTAATTATAGATGCAGCAGCTAATCTTGGAAAAGCTATAGAGGGTGCAAGACATACTACAGCATCTGATCCTATATACAATAAAGATGGGAAATACTATTATGCAGTTAATAATTCACCATCTATATTTTATAGACAATCTAGTAAGGCTATAAGCGAAGCCTTCAGCAAATATGTATACAGTAAAGAATTAGAATTTTACTTAGATGTTGTTGCAGAAGCAGAGGAAATGATAGTATAA